Proteins co-encoded in one Nocardioides sp. genomic window:
- the rplC gene encoding 50S ribosomal protein L3 — MAKTLERNVKGLLGTKLGMTQVWDENNRVVPVTVIAVTTNVVTKIRKPETDGYNAIQVGYGEIEARKVTKPEAGQFASAGVSPRRHVVEIRTADAAAYTLGQELAVDTFAAGEDIDVTGTSKGKGFAGTMKRHGFSGVGASHGAHRNHRKPGSIGACATPGRVFKGTRMAGRMGGDTVTTQNVTVHAVDTDKGIVLIKGAVPGPKGGLVVLRSAAKKNQEG; from the coding sequence ATGGCTAAGACTCTGGAACGCAACGTGAAGGGCCTGCTGGGCACCAAGCTCGGCATGACCCAGGTGTGGGACGAGAACAACCGCGTCGTCCCCGTGACCGTCATCGCGGTGACCACCAACGTCGTGACCAAGATCCGCAAGCCCGAGACCGATGGCTACAACGCCATCCAGGTCGGCTATGGCGAGATCGAGGCGCGCAAGGTCACCAAGCCCGAGGCGGGTCAGTTCGCGAGCGCCGGTGTGTCTCCGCGACGCCACGTCGTCGAGATCCGCACCGCCGACGCCGCCGCCTACACCCTCGGCCAGGAGTTGGCCGTCGACACCTTCGCTGCTGGCGAGGACATCGACGTGACCGGCACCAGCAAGGGCAAGGGCTTCGCCGGCACCATGAAGCGCCACGGGTTCTCCGGTGTCGGCGCTTCGCACGGTGCTCACCGCAACCACCGCAAGCCGGGTTCCATCGGCGCCTGCGCGACTCCCGGTCGCGTCTTCAAGGGCACCCGCATGGCCGGTCGGATGGGCGGCGACACCGTCACCACCCAGAACGTCACCGTGCACGCGGTCGACACCGACAAGGGCATCGTCCTGATCAAGGGTGCCGTCCCCGGCCCCAAGGGCGGCCTCGTGGTGCTTCGCAGCGCGGCCAAGAAGAACCAGGAGGGCTGA
- the rplW gene encoding 50S ribosomal protein L23 — protein MSTLHKDPRDILLAPVVSEKSYGLLDANKYTFLVRPDANKTEIKIAVEKVFNVKVTSVNTINRQGKTRRTRNGLGKRKDTKRAIVSLAEGHRIDIFGPVS, from the coding sequence GTGAGCACCCTGCACAAGGACCCGCGCGACATTCTGCTTGCGCCCGTCGTGTCGGAGAAGAGCTACGGCCTCCTCGACGCCAACAAGTACACCTTCCTCGTCCGTCCGGACGCCAACAAGACCGAGATCAAGATCGCGGTCGAGAAGGTGTTCAACGTCAAGGTCACCTCGGTGAACACGATCAACCGCCAGGGCAAGACGCGCCGTACGCGCAACGGCCTGGGCAAGCGCAAGGACACCAAGCGCGCGATCGTGAGCCTCGCCGAGGGTCACCGCATCGACATCTTCGGCCCCGTTAGCTGA
- the rplD gene encoding 50S ribosomal protein L4 — translation MATKSLSVDFPAEIFGVEVNVPLIHQVVVAQQAAARQGTHATKTRGEVRGGGRKPYKQKGTGRARQGSTRAPQFAGGGTVHGPQPRNYSQRTPKKMIAAALRGALSDRAANGRIHVVDSLAGGDKPSTKAALSTLSGLSERTKFLVVLERSDALTWLSLRNAPEVHIVAVDQLNTYDVLCAEDLVFTKGAYDAFVAKASGTAKAEKPAKAAEPQVAAFADVAADDEPQFEGAVKAGAEGEGPEGYEIKGNAQSMKYHAPGGRWYDATVAEYWFKTAAEAEAAGFVEAGSKASIEQSHAEEDDK, via the coding sequence ATGGCTACCAAGTCCCTGTCCGTGGACTTCCCCGCCGAGATCTTCGGCGTCGAGGTCAACGTGCCCCTAATCCACCAGGTCGTCGTGGCCCAGCAGGCCGCGGCCCGCCAGGGCACGCACGCCACCAAGACCCGCGGCGAGGTCCGCGGTGGTGGCCGCAAGCCGTACAAGCAGAAGGGCACCGGTCGCGCTCGCCAGGGCTCGACCCGCGCTCCGCAGTTCGCCGGTGGTGGCACCGTCCACGGCCCGCAGCCGCGCAACTACAGCCAGCGGACCCCCAAGAAGATGATCGCCGCCGCGCTTCGTGGCGCGCTCTCCGATCGGGCGGCCAACGGCCGGATCCACGTCGTGGACTCGCTGGCCGGTGGCGACAAGCCGTCGACCAAGGCCGCGCTGAGCACGCTGTCGGGTCTGTCCGAGCGTACGAAGTTCCTGGTCGTGCTGGAGCGTTCCGACGCGTTGACCTGGCTCTCGCTGCGTAACGCGCCGGAGGTCCACATCGTCGCGGTCGACCAGCTCAACACCTACGACGTCTTGTGCGCCGAGGACCTGGTCTTCACCAAGGGTGCGTACGACGCGTTCGTCGCCAAGGCCTCCGGCACCGCCAAGGCTGAGAAGCCCGCCAAGGCCGCCGAGCCCCAGGTCGCCGCGTTCGCCGACGTGGCTGCCGACGACGAGCCCCAGTTCGAGGGCGCTGTCAAGGCCGGCGCCGAGGGCGAAGGCCCCGAGGGCTACGAGATCAAGGGCAACGCCCAGTCGATGAAGTACCACGCCCCCGGCGGTCGTTGGTACGACGCGACAGTCGCGGAGTACTGGTTCAAGACCGCGGCCGAGGCCGAGGCCGCCGGCTTCGTCGAGGCCGGCTCCAAGGCTTCGATCGAGCAGAGCCACGCTGAGGAGGACGACAAGTGA
- the rpsJ gene encoding 30S ribosomal protein S10, whose translation MAGQKIRIRLKAYDHEVIDTSARKIVDTVTRTGAKVAGPVPLPTEKNVYCVIRSPHKYKDSREHFEMRTHKRLIDIIDPTPKTVDSLMRLDLPAGVDIEIKL comes from the coding sequence ATGGCGGGACAGAAGATCCGCATCAGGCTCAAGGCCTATGACCACGAGGTGATCGACACCTCGGCGCGCAAGATCGTGGACACGGTCACCCGTACGGGTGCGAAGGTCGCCGGCCCGGTGCCGTTGCCCACCGAGAAGAACGTCTATTGCGTCATCCGCTCGCCGCACAAGTACAAGGACAGCCGCGAGCACTTCGAGATGCGCACCCACAAGCGGCTGATCGACATCATCGACCCGACCCCGAAGACCGTCGACTCGCTGATGCGTCTCGACCTTCCGGCCGGTGTCGACATCGAGATCAAGCTCTGA